A section of the Elizabethkingia anophelis R26 genome encodes:
- a CDS encoding SH3 domain-containing protein has translation MKRKTFYFLALNISSLYFAQQTAAVEVAVKARDAASNAAAIAVPVEEAYENYIFHKEVGSTAKIFVDKTNIRDLPGLTGNIVDALPQGTSVKIIQETNIINKIQERSAQWYKIQYNGKEGYVWGANLSVANKLVDGKEFLFGVSGTQKVIDIEGISSNALKGEVSVLENGKLLGSGVFNAGTMENIAGVEFKVDKTKRFKNVDYIIQVSVSGEACGIPTYEQTYFMKKEGFLVALPLLQSVSDAGEYYHIEKYDFHMKVMNQFFMTTEEAENANPDNDEYKMDGFTKTAVYEWDGDRVMEMSSSVKKFKGKKLQ, from the coding sequence ATGAAAAGAAAAACATTTTATTTTTTAGCGCTCAATATTTCTTCCTTATATTTTGCTCAGCAAACAGCTGCTGTCGAAGTTGCTGTAAAGGCACGTGATGCTGCGAGTAATGCGGCAGCTATTGCAGTACCAGTGGAAGAAGCTTATGAAAATTATATATTTCACAAAGAAGTTGGAAGTACTGCTAAAATATTTGTAGATAAAACCAATATCAGAGATCTTCCGGGGTTAACCGGAAATATTGTGGATGCATTGCCACAAGGGACTTCTGTAAAAATTATCCAGGAGACAAATATTATAAACAAAATACAGGAAAGAAGCGCCCAGTGGTATAAAATACAGTACAATGGGAAAGAAGGATATGTTTGGGGAGCGAATCTAAGTGTAGCCAATAAGCTAGTGGATGGAAAAGAATTTCTTTTTGGAGTTAGCGGAACGCAGAAGGTTATAGATATAGAAGGCATCAGTAGCAATGCGTTAAAAGGAGAGGTAAGTGTGCTGGAAAATGGGAAACTTTTAGGTTCTGGAGTTTTCAATGCAGGTACCATGGAAAATATAGCAGGGGTTGAATTTAAGGTTGATAAAACTAAAAGGTTCAAGAATGTTGATTATATTATACAAGTATCTGTTTCTGGTGAAGCTTGTGGTATACCAACTTATGAGCAAACCTACTTTATGAAAAAGGAAGGGTTTTTAGTAGCCTTACCATTGCTACAATCAGTATCAGATGCAGGAGAGTATTATCATATAGAAAAATATGACTTTCACATGAAAGTTATGAATCAGTTTTTCATGACAACAGAAGAGGCGGAAAATGCTAATCCGGATAATGATGAATATAAAATGGATGGATTTACCAAAACAGCTGTCTATGAATGGGACGGAGACAGAGTTATGGAAATGAGTTCTTCGGTCAAGAAATTTAAAGGAAAAAAACTACAATAA
- a CDS encoding M28 family peptidase, whose protein sequence is MKKKYLQVIVGLAFFCLGNAQQYKKPLVSAIKESDLRTDMFEIAADQFRGREAGTLDELKVSMWLANKASDSGMKPAGDNGTFFQFYEMYRHQVSPQSSLKIGNRDFKLWKDFLVTEPVNANINADMLYAGNAEPEDLQKLNIKGKVLVVNSSAKGIKQDMFLFQRRYPGFVKAKYYNTAFKLGAKAIIFITDDIAEKSWVEVYPQMTRGLYGVEGLREKVENNMPVVWIRKSDADQLKNNTKISLNLMTETYRYPSVNVIGKIEGTDPKLKNEYVLISGHQDHDGIRHPVKNDTIYNGADDNASTCVAMLAMARAYKQQPGKRSILFVFHGAEERGLLGSRWHASHPVVPKEQIVAVLNGDMIGRNSNDEAALLGGNTPHKNSDELVKMAEEANNEGTKFRYLKDWDSPEHAEYFYFRSDHLPYARIGIPALFFTSVLHNQYHTPQDESENINYKKLYKMTEWMYRTSWKVANESQRPGLIPNFSLER, encoded by the coding sequence ATGAAAAAGAAATATTTACAAGTGATTGTTGGTTTGGCATTTTTTTGCCTGGGCAATGCACAACAGTATAAAAAACCACTGGTTTCGGCTATCAAAGAATCAGATCTTAGAACAGATATGTTCGAGATTGCTGCGGATCAATTTCGTGGCAGGGAAGCGGGAACCTTGGATGAACTTAAGGTATCTATGTGGCTGGCCAATAAAGCCAGTGATTCCGGAATGAAACCTGCAGGCGATAATGGAACTTTTTTTCAGTTTTATGAAATGTACAGACACCAGGTATCGCCACAGAGCAGTCTGAAAATTGGTAATCGTGATTTCAAATTATGGAAAGACTTTCTGGTGACAGAACCTGTAAATGCTAATATCAATGCTGATATGTTATATGCCGGAAACGCAGAACCGGAAGACTTACAGAAATTAAATATTAAAGGAAAGGTTTTGGTTGTCAACAGCTCGGCAAAAGGGATAAAACAAGATATGTTTCTTTTCCAGAGACGATATCCGGGATTTGTAAAAGCAAAATATTATAATACAGCTTTTAAGCTTGGAGCAAAGGCTATTATATTTATTACCGATGATATTGCTGAAAAAAGCTGGGTAGAAGTATATCCGCAAATGACAAGAGGTCTGTATGGAGTTGAGGGACTGAGAGAAAAAGTAGAAAATAACATGCCTGTAGTATGGATTAGAAAATCCGATGCAGACCAGTTGAAAAATAATACCAAGATTTCATTAAATCTGATGACTGAAACTTACAGATATCCTTCTGTAAATGTTATCGGCAAAATAGAAGGTACAGATCCGAAATTAAAAAATGAATACGTTCTGATTAGTGGCCACCAGGATCATGACGGAATAAGACATCCTGTAAAGAATGATACAATTTATAATGGTGCGGATGATAATGCCAGTACCTGTGTAGCCATGTTGGCAATGGCAAGAGCCTATAAACAACAGCCAGGAAAAAGAAGTATTCTTTTCGTATTTCATGGTGCCGAAGAAAGAGGATTATTGGGATCCAGATGGCATGCATCCCATCCCGTAGTTCCGAAAGAACAAATCGTTGCTGTACTGAACGGAGATATGATTGGTAGAAATAGTAATGATGAAGCAGCTTTATTAGGCGGAAATACTCCGCATAAAAATTCCGACGAGCTTGTAAAAATGGCTGAAGAAGCTAATAATGAGGGGACAAAATTCAGATACCTGAAAGACTGGGATTCTCCTGAGCATGCCGAATATTTTTATTTTAGAAGCGATCATCTTCCATATGCAAGGATTGGAATTCCGGCATTATTTTTTACAAGTGTCTTACACAATCAGTATCATACACCTCAGGACGAGTCGGAAAATATCAATTACAAAAAACTGTATAAGATGACAGAATGGATGTATAGAACTTCATGGAAGGTAGCCAATGAATCTCAACGTCCGGGTTTAATTCCTAATTTTTCTTTAGAAAGATAG
- a CDS encoding S9 family peptidase yields MKNKYLGLIFMSTTILQAQQFPDIKAPVAEKQEHIREIHGDKVSDPYYWMIDYFKKGTNSAKVVDYLKAENTYWTDMMKDTEPFREKLFLEMKNRIKEKDESVPVFRKGYYYYTRTEAGKQYFKYCRKKGDLKAPEEILLDVDKLAEGHAYYAASGFSISPDNMKMIYGVDDVSRRQYKLFLKDLSTGKTTDLGIINTTGSATWANDNKTIFYTAKNPETLLTEKIFRHSLGTDPSKDVLVYEEKDKSNYIGVGKSKNEKFIMISSGATTSSEIRYLDADDPAGTFKIFQPRMKDVIYDVTPLEDRFLVTTNKDALNFKVVETPLDKTGVENWKDFIPHRTDVLMEGITEFKNYLVFSERQNGLSQLVIYDRKTGKKEFLKFDEPVYTVYSSGNPEYNTDNFRFGYTSMITPSSQFEQNLKTGKRILLKQQEVLGGYDKNNYETERLFATAKDGTKIPISIVYKKGYKKDGKAPLLLYAYGSYGNSMDATFSSTRLSLLDRGFAYAIAHIRGGQEMGRQWYEDGKMMKKKNTFTDFIDAGEYLVNQKYTSPKHLYAQGGSAGGLLMGAVVNMKPDLWNGVISQVPFVDVVNTMLDESIPLTTNEYDEWGNPNNKEAYFYMKSYSPYENVEKKNYPNILVTTGLHDSQVQYFEPAKWVARLRDMKTDKNVLLLKTDMDYGHGGASGRFDYLKDVALVYAFMFKLEGINK; encoded by the coding sequence ATGAAAAATAAATACTTAGGATTAATATTTATGAGTACGACAATACTTCAGGCTCAGCAATTTCCTGACATAAAAGCACCAGTTGCCGAAAAACAGGAACATATTCGGGAAATTCATGGTGATAAAGTAAGTGATCCTTATTACTGGATGATAGATTACTTTAAAAAAGGAACAAATTCTGCAAAAGTTGTAGACTATCTGAAAGCTGAAAATACATATTGGACAGATATGATGAAAGATACGGAACCTTTCAGAGAAAAACTTTTTCTGGAAATGAAAAACCGTATTAAAGAAAAAGATGAATCAGTCCCTGTATTCAGAAAAGGTTATTACTACTATACCCGTACAGAAGCAGGTAAGCAATATTTTAAATACTGTCGGAAGAAAGGAGACCTGAAAGCTCCTGAAGAAATACTCTTAGATGTAGACAAACTTGCTGAGGGGCATGCCTACTATGCCGCTTCAGGATTTAGTATAAGCCCCGATAATATGAAAATGATTTACGGGGTAGATGACGTATCCAGAAGACAGTATAAACTTTTCCTGAAAGATTTATCTACAGGTAAAACAACAGATTTAGGGATCATTAATACAACGGGATCTGCAACCTGGGCTAATGATAATAAGACCATTTTCTACACAGCTAAAAATCCCGAAACACTTTTAACAGAAAAGATCTTTAGACATAGCTTGGGAACTGATCCTTCAAAAGATGTGTTGGTTTATGAAGAGAAAGATAAAAGTAACTACATCGGCGTTGGGAAGTCTAAGAATGAAAAATTCATTATGATCTCGTCAGGGGCTACAACCTCTTCTGAAATAAGATATCTGGATGCTGATGATCCTGCCGGAACATTCAAAATTTTCCAGCCGAGAATGAAGGATGTAATATATGATGTTACGCCTCTGGAAGACCGATTCCTTGTTACAACCAACAAAGATGCTTTAAACTTTAAGGTTGTAGAGACACCACTGGATAAAACCGGAGTTGAAAACTGGAAAGACTTTATCCCGCACAGAACAGATGTACTGATGGAAGGGATTACAGAATTCAAAAATTATCTGGTATTCAGTGAAAGACAAAACGGACTTTCACAGTTGGTTATATATGACAGAAAAACGGGTAAAAAAGAATTTCTGAAATTTGACGAACCTGTATATACGGTTTACTCCTCCGGAAATCCGGAATATAATACCGATAATTTCCGCTTTGGCTATACTTCTATGATTACGCCAAGTTCTCAGTTCGAGCAAAATCTGAAAACAGGTAAAAGGATATTATTGAAACAACAGGAAGTTCTGGGTGGTTATGATAAAAATAACTATGAAACCGAAAGACTTTTTGCTACAGCAAAAGACGGGACTAAAATTCCTATTTCCATTGTTTATAAAAAAGGCTACAAGAAGGACGGAAAAGCTCCTTTGCTTTTATATGCTTACGGTTCCTACGGAAATTCTATGGATGCTACATTCAGCAGTACGAGACTGAGTCTTCTGGACAGAGGTTTTGCTTATGCTATAGCACATATCCGCGGTGGACAGGAAATGGGAAGACAGTGGTATGAAGATGGTAAAATGATGAAAAAGAAAAATACTTTTACCGATTTTATTGATGCCGGAGAATATCTGGTAAACCAGAAATATACTTCACCAAAACATTTGTATGCTCAGGGTGGGAGTGCCGGAGGTCTGCTAATGGGAGCTGTTGTGAATATGAAACCAGACCTGTGGAATGGTGTAATTTCCCAGGTTCCGTTTGTAGATGTTGTTAATACAATGCTGGATGAAAGTATTCCGTTAACAACAAATGAATACGACGAGTGGGGGAATCCTAACAATAAAGAAGCTTATTTCTATATGAAGTCTTATTCTCCGTACGAAAATGTAGAGAAGAAAAATTATCCTAATATTTTGGTTACTACGGGGCTACACGACTCTCAGGTACAGTATTTTGAACCTGCAAAATGGGTGGCAAGGTTAAGAGATATGAAGACAGATAAAAATGTACTACTGTTAAAAACTGATATGGATTACGGCCATGGTGGCGCTTCAGGAAGATTCGATTATCTGAAGGATGTTGCCTTAGTCTATGCTTTCATGTTCAAACTGGAAGGAATTAATAAATAA
- the tpiA gene encoding triose-phosphate isomerase: MRKKIVAGNWKMNKTYSEAQDLMHELDRYKKHNATNCEIYIAPPALYLTTAKNIFLNDEIGVFAQDMSEHTSGAYTGEIAADMLASVNATGAIIGHSERRQYHGETDSHCNRKVKLALDNGLVPIYCNGETLEQRKSGQHFEVIKNQTEVALFTLSAEEIKKVVIAYEPVWAIGTGETASPEQAQEIHAHIRSLIAAKYGQEVADEISILYGGSVKPENAKEIFSKPDVDGGLIGGAALKIEDFTAIIKAFD, from the coding sequence ATGAGAAAGAAAATCGTTGCCGGAAACTGGAAAATGAATAAAACTTATTCTGAAGCTCAGGATTTAATGCATGAGCTGGACAGATATAAAAAACATAACGCTACTAACTGCGAAATTTACATTGCACCACCAGCACTTTATCTGACAACTGCTAAAAATATTTTTCTAAATGATGAAATAGGCGTTTTTGCTCAGGATATGTCAGAGCACACCAGCGGAGCTTATACAGGTGAGATTGCAGCAGATATGTTAGCTTCTGTTAATGCAACAGGCGCTATTATTGGTCACTCCGAGAGAAGACAATACCATGGAGAAACTGACAGCCACTGTAACAGAAAAGTGAAATTAGCTTTAGATAATGGTCTTGTGCCAATTTATTGCAACGGTGAAACATTGGAGCAACGTAAATCCGGGCAACACTTTGAGGTTATTAAAAACCAGACTGAGGTTGCGCTTTTCACTCTTTCAGCAGAAGAAATTAAAAAAGTTGTAATCGCTTACGAACCAGTTTGGGCTATTGGAACAGGAGAAACTGCTTCACCAGAGCAGGCGCAGGAAATTCATGCTCATATCCGTTCGCTTATTGCTGCTAAATACGGACAGGAAGTAGCTGATGAAATTTCTATTCTTTATGGCGGAAGTGTAAAGCCGGAGAATGCAAAAGAAATTTTCTCTAAACCAGATGTGGATGGAGGTCTTATTGGTGGTGCTGCATTGAAAATAGAAGATTTTACCGCAATTATTAAGGCTTTTGACTAA
- the mqo gene encoding malate dehydrogenase (quinone): MNPKPKYDVVLIGGGIMSATLGTMLHEFDPNLKIALFERLKDVARESSSAWNNAGTGHSAFCELNYTTEKKDGSVDISKAEKIAEQFEISKQFWAYLISKGYIDSPREFINSCPHMSLVFGEKDIEFLKKRHATMIKSHLFEGMEFSEDHDKLKEWVPLIMRSRNASEKLAATRATMGTDVDFGALTKKLVKHLEESSNVEVFRYHEIKDIDDNNGKWRMKIKDRLNNHPVEVEADFVFIGAGGYALPLLDSSGIEESKGYGGFPVSGQWLVTKDPELIAMHHAKVYTQATVDAPPMSVPHLDLRIIDGEKALLFGPFAGFSTKFLKNGSYLDLPESVNFKNIRSLFGAWWHNLSLTRYLIRQVTMNKDQRIAHLRDFIKDANADKWELMVAGQRVQIIKKDEAEGGKLEFGTEVVTNKKGTIASLLGASPGASTAAFAMINILEKCFGDKLQKEWRDKLLEMVPTYGRKLKDSAELTDRVRNYTKEKLELDY; the protein is encoded by the coding sequence ATGAATCCGAAACCTAAATACGATGTCGTTCTTATTGGCGGAGGTATAATGAGTGCTACTTTGGGTACCATGTTACATGAGTTCGACCCAAACCTGAAAATTGCACTTTTCGAAAGATTAAAAGATGTGGCTCGTGAGAGCTCATCTGCATGGAATAATGCCGGAACAGGGCACTCTGCTTTCTGTGAACTGAATTATACTACAGAGAAAAAAGATGGCTCGGTGGACATAAGTAAAGCTGAAAAAATTGCAGAACAATTTGAAATTTCAAAACAATTCTGGGCTTACCTGATTAGCAAAGGATATATTGATTCTCCTAGAGAATTCATCAACTCCTGTCCGCATATGAGTTTGGTATTTGGAGAAAAAGATATAGAGTTTCTTAAGAAACGTCATGCAACAATGATTAAATCCCACCTTTTTGAAGGAATGGAATTTTCTGAAGATCATGATAAACTGAAAGAATGGGTTCCTTTAATTATGCGTTCGCGTAATGCTTCTGAAAAATTAGCCGCTACAAGAGCAACGATGGGGACAGATGTAGACTTTGGAGCTTTAACCAAAAAGTTGGTGAAACACCTTGAAGAAAGCTCTAATGTAGAAGTATTCCGTTACCACGAAATCAAAGATATAGATGATAATAATGGTAAATGGAGAATGAAAATAAAAGACAGATTAAACAACCATCCTGTAGAAGTAGAGGCAGATTTTGTTTTCATCGGAGCAGGAGGTTATGCATTGCCTCTTTTAGATAGTTCAGGCATCGAAGAAAGTAAAGGTTATGGAGGTTTCCCCGTTAGTGGGCAATGGTTGGTAACCAAAGATCCGGAGCTTATTGCAATGCACCATGCAAAAGTATATACACAGGCTACTGTAGATGCACCACCAATGAGTGTGCCTCACTTAGACCTGAGAATTATTGATGGAGAGAAAGCTTTACTTTTTGGGCCATTCGCTGGGTTCTCTACTAAATTCCTTAAAAACGGAAGTTATTTGGATTTACCGGAAAGTGTAAACTTCAAAAATATCCGTTCTTTATTCGGTGCATGGTGGCATAACCTGTCATTGACAAGATATCTGATCAGACAGGTAACCATGAATAAAGATCAGCGTATTGCACACCTTAGAGATTTTATTAAAGATGCTAATGCAGATAAATGGGAACTAATGGTTGCCGGGCAAAGAGTACAGATCATTAAAAAAGACGAAGCTGAAGGCGGTAAACTGGAATTCGGAACTGAAGTGGTAACGAATAAAAAAGGAACTATTGCATCTCTGTTGGGAGCTTCTCCTGGGGCAAGTACAGCAGCTTTTGCTATGATCAATATTCTTGAGAAATGTTTCGGAGACAAGCTTCAGAAAGAATGGAGAGATAAGCTTTTGGAAATGGTACCTACTTATGGAAGAAAGCTAAAAGACAGCGCAGAGCTTACTGACAGAGTAAGAAATTATACTAAAGAAAAACTGGAATTAGATTACTAA
- the prmA gene encoding 50S ribosomal protein L11 methyltransferase: MTQYLEFDFKIEPVEPWNEILMAELIEQGFDSFTENPDGILAYIQAELLNEEELKNQWLLNHDEVKISYTYKEMPNINWNEEWEKNFQPINVEDKVLIRAEFHESQGLGEEIIIQPKMSFGTGHHATTYLMIQQMMDMDFQGKKVLDMGCGTSVLAIYAKKKGASDVLGIDIDEWAVENSRENAERNNTPMRVELGTADNLGQEKFDIILANINRNILISDIPRYVQVLEPGGSLLLSGLCFFDVDDILQVCNEQNLQLQKKLQREEWVSLLLTK; encoded by the coding sequence ATGACACAATACTTAGAATTCGATTTTAAAATAGAACCTGTAGAGCCTTGGAATGAAATTCTGATGGCTGAACTGATAGAGCAGGGATTTGACAGTTTTACTGAGAACCCGGATGGGATCTTAGCTTATATTCAGGCAGAATTGCTTAATGAAGAAGAGCTTAAGAATCAATGGCTGCTGAATCATGATGAGGTAAAGATTTCTTATACCTATAAGGAAATGCCTAACATCAACTGGAATGAAGAATGGGAGAAAAACTTCCAACCGATTAATGTAGAAGATAAAGTTTTAATCCGTGCAGAATTCCATGAGTCACAAGGATTGGGAGAAGAAATTATCATTCAGCCGAAAATGTCTTTCGGAACCGGGCACCATGCTACTACATATCTTATGATCCAGCAGATGATGGATATGGATTTCCAGGGAAAAAAAGTACTGGATATGGGCTGTGGAACTTCTGTTTTAGCTATTTATGCTAAGAAGAAAGGTGCTTCCGATGTTTTAGGAATCGATATTGATGAATGGGCTGTGGAGAATTCCAGGGAGAATGCAGAGCGGAACAATACACCAATGCGTGTAGAATTAGGAACTGCAGATAATCTGGGGCAGGAGAAATTCGATATTATTTTAGCAAATATCAACCGTAATATTCTGATCTCCGATATTCCAAGATATGTTCAGGTATTAGAACCGGGAGGTTCCTTATTGCTTTCGGGTCTGTGTTTTTTCGATGTAGACGATATCTTACAAGTTTGCAACGAACAGAATCTTCAGTTGCAGAAGAAGTTACAAAGAGAAGAATGGGTTTCATTACTTCTGACTAAATAA
- a CDS encoding DUF1684 domain-containing protein, which produces MKYLFVFLFSIFAFGQKAEIKEIQKFQADLNAEYKNPEESPLRGNLLKDFKSIPFFDIDLKYNVKAKLVPTKDAEVFELPTSSGKTKKYKEYGTVTFSLEGQQYSLKVYQSQDLIKKPGFKDHLFLPFRDATNEKETYGGGRYIDLKIPEKDNLIIDFNKAYNPYCAYNAFDYNCPIVPVENKLPVEIRAGVKYDDIYH; this is translated from the coding sequence ATGAAGTATCTGTTTGTTTTCCTGTTTAGCATTTTTGCCTTTGGACAAAAGGCCGAAATAAAAGAGATTCAGAAATTTCAGGCCGACCTGAATGCTGAATACAAAAATCCTGAAGAAAGCCCGTTACGAGGAAATTTACTAAAGGATTTTAAATCAATACCTTTTTTTGATATTGATCTTAAATACAATGTAAAGGCTAAGCTGGTTCCGACAAAAGATGCAGAAGTTTTTGAACTGCCTACATCCTCCGGGAAAACAAAAAAGTATAAAGAATATGGCACTGTAACCTTTTCTTTGGAAGGACAGCAATATTCACTAAAAGTATACCAGAGCCAGGATCTGATTAAGAAGCCGGGATTTAAAGATCATCTTTTTCTGCCGTTCAGAGATGCGACTAACGAGAAAGAAACTTATGGTGGTGGACGTTATATCGATTTGAAGATTCCTGAGAAAGACAATCTGATTATCGATTTTAATAAAGCTTATAATCCTTATTGCGCATATAATGCCTTCGATTATAACTGTCCCATTGTTCCTGTAGAAAATAAGCTTCCTGTGGAGATAAGAGCAGGAGTAAAGTATGACGATATTTATCACTAA
- a CDS encoding M23 family metallopeptidase, which yields MKHFFSSHKNLRYTIYGLLAVVLVQAVVMITFINKKDDKVYQVNLVQIKDKKDSLDYTEVKNNLTQLDRVVKSLSNFLTSNNIEAPQIESLDAENLSNGIYLSQQANRYTQALVDYQTKLQQIPLGIPTNGEISSNFGVRKNPIPPKRIVMAGVNLPKTDSAGTATVKPTQDPEVMQFHKGLDIAVPFGSDVRSAAQGTVIFAGQKGGYGNCVIVSHGNGLATLYGHLSSILVSPNQQIKVGEVIAKSGNTGRSTGPHLHYEVHKNNTPVNPRLFLGIK from the coding sequence ATGAAACATTTTTTTTCGTCCCATAAGAATCTAAGATATACTATATATGGTTTATTAGCTGTTGTTCTGGTACAAGCTGTAGTGATGATAACCTTTATAAACAAAAAAGATGATAAAGTCTATCAGGTGAATCTGGTACAGATAAAAGATAAAAAAGACAGCCTGGATTATACGGAAGTTAAAAACAACCTTACACAACTGGACAGAGTTGTTAAAAGTCTTTCCAACTTTTTGACATCTAATAATATTGAGGCTCCACAAATTGAATCTCTGGATGCTGAAAATCTTTCTAATGGTATTTACCTAAGCCAGCAGGCTAACCGTTATACGCAAGCTCTTGTAGATTATCAGACAAAGCTTCAGCAAATTCCTCTTGGGATTCCAACCAACGGAGAGATATCATCCAATTTTGGTGTCAGAAAGAATCCTATTCCGCCAAAAAGAATTGTAATGGCTGGTGTAAATCTTCCTAAAACAGATTCTGCAGGAACAGCTACAGTAAAACCAACCCAGGATCCGGAAGTAATGCAGTTTCATAAAGGTTTGGATATTGCCGTTCCGTTTGGTTCTGATGTAAGAAGTGCAGCACAGGGAACTGTAATATTTGCAGGACAGAAAGGAGGTTACGGAAACTGTGTTATTGTATCTCATGGAAACGGATTAGCTACCTTATATGGACATTTATCAAGCATATTGGTAAGTCCAAACCAGCAAATAAAAGTAGGCGAAGTCATTGCAAAATCTGGAAATACCGGACGTTCCACAGGACCTCATCTTCATTACGAAGTACATAAAAACAATACCCCGGTTAATCCAAGATTATTTCTGGGAATAAAATAA
- a CDS encoding NAD(P)H-dependent glycerol-3-phosphate dehydrogenase, with protein MAKKKSGNGISVGVVGSGSFATAIVKMLTENCKTIHWCVRNEFVKGAIELKKHNPSYLTAVLFNLKQLQITTDINELVSACDVIILATPSIYLGKTLEPLNIDLQGKLFVSAIKGIVPEQNDIVAHFLREKHNIGFRSQAVISGPCHAEEVAMERLSYLTVSAAEEENAAKVAKLLESDFIKVNKSSDILGNEYSAVLKNIYAIGAGIAAGLGYGDNFNAVYVSNAIREMELYLDAIYPEPRDVNQSAFLGDLLVTAYSLFSRNRMLGNLIGKGYTVKSAIQSMSMVAEGYYATKSIYEIGKEKKLKLPIVNTVYEILYEEKNAEKQFKKLTAKLN; from the coding sequence ATGGCTAAGAAGAAATCCGGGAACGGTATTAGCGTCGGCGTTGTAGGGAGCGGGAGTTTTGCTACTGCAATAGTAAAAATGCTGACAGAAAACTGTAAAACGATTCACTGGTGTGTAAGAAACGAATTTGTAAAAGGAGCTATAGAACTAAAAAAGCATAATCCTTCATATCTTACAGCTGTACTTTTTAACCTCAAACAGTTGCAAATAACAACAGATATCAACGAACTGGTATCTGCCTGTGATGTTATTATTCTGGCAACTCCCTCTATATATCTTGGTAAGACTTTAGAACCCCTGAATATTGATCTTCAGGGAAAACTATTTGTATCTGCAATTAAAGGGATTGTACCGGAACAAAATGATATTGTAGCGCATTTTCTAAGAGAGAAACACAATATTGGTTTCCGAAGTCAGGCTGTAATTTCTGGTCCTTGTCATGCTGAAGAAGTTGCTATGGAGAGACTTTCTTATCTTACGGTTTCAGCCGCTGAAGAAGAAAATGCTGCCAAAGTAGCTAAACTTCTGGAGTCAGATTTCATCAAAGTAAACAAATCTTCGGATATTTTAGGAAACGAGTACAGTGCAGTTCTAAAGAATATTTATGCAATTGGTGCTGGAATAGCAGCAGGTCTGGGTTATGGAGATAACTTTAATGCGGTATATGTTTCCAATGCAATCCGTGAAATGGAGTTGTATCTGGATGCAATCTATCCTGAACCAAGAGACGTAAATCAATCTGCATTCCTTGGAGATCTATTGGTAACCGCATATTCTTTATTTAGCCGGAACAGAATGTTGGGGAATTTAATAGGTAAAGGATATACTGTAAAATCAGCAATCCAGTCTATGAGTATGGTGGCGGAAGGTTATTATGCAACAAAAAGTATTTATGAAATCGGAAAGGAAAAGAAATTAAAACTTCCGATTGTTAATACAGTGTATGAAATCCTTTATGAGGAAAAGAATGCTGAAAAGCAGTTTAAGAAACTAACAGCGAAACTTAACTAA